AAACTCTTTGTGTAAAAACAACTCCTGCCATAACTAATGGCCCTGCCAGTGGCCCTCGTCCGGCTTCATCTATACCGCAAATTTGCAATATACACCTCAAAAAGTTTGATATAATAATTATAGTTTAATAAAAAGGATTTGTCATGATAATAGTGGAAGTTGATGATTTGAAAAAAGATATATTGAATATTTTGAAAAGAGTTGAAAAAGGAGAAGAGATAATTATCGAATTTGGTAAAACAAAATTTGCAAAGATTGTTCCTATTAAAAAGCAACGAGAATTTGGCATTTTAAAAGGTCAGGCTAAAATTCCAGAGGATTTTGATAAAGAAGATAGCGAAATAAATAATATGTTTTACGGTAAATAATGAAAATTTTAATCGATACTCATATCTTTTTGTGGCTTTTGTATGAACCTGAAAAACTTTCAATCTCTATTCTGGAAACTTTAGCAAGCGAAGATAATGATCTTTTGTTAAGTTCTATCAGTATAGCTGAAATTTCTATCAAAAAATCTCTTCATAAATTAAATGTTGAATTTGATTTGGATTATGTTTTGGAAAAATTGGATATAAAAACTTTAGATTTTGATGCAGAAAGTGCAATGAAGTTGTATGAGATTCCATATTTTCATAAAGATCCTTTTGACAGGATGCTTATATCACAAGCTTTAGTCCATAATTTGGTTGTTGCAACCGTTGATGAGAAATTTAAATTTTATGAACAACTGGGCTTAATACTAC
The Nitratiruptor sp. SB155-2 genome window above contains:
- a CDS encoding type II toxin-antitoxin system Phd/YefM family antitoxin, coding for MIIVEVDDLKKDILNILKRVEKGEEIIIEFGKTKFAKIVPIKKQREFGILKGQAKIPEDFDKEDSEINNMFYGK
- a CDS encoding type II toxin-antitoxin system VapC family toxin; the protein is MKILIDTHIFLWLLYEPEKLSISILETLASEDNDLLLSSISIAEISIKKSLHKLNVEFDLDYVLEKLDIKTLDFDAESAMKLYEIPYFHKDPFDRMLISQALVHNLVVATVDEKFKFYEQLGLILLKSNS